TTCCGGAAGAAGTGAAATCAGGAGTGGCGACAAAGGTATCACACATAGGCGGGAATGCTACAAGCTTTCCCCAGAAGAGCAAGAGGTTTTTATATCACAAAACTTCTAGAAGAAGCATGGTCATATCATCTTTTAAATGAGAACGATGCAGATTTAGAACGGACTTACCTACCGATTCCAAGAATTCCTGCCCGGATTCGGAAGTGTGTTCCCTGAGAAGGTTCACAAAAGAATCATAACCGAAGAATTCCTTATCCTCTCCGTAAAACTCAAATAGTCCATCGGAGAAAAGAAGTACCTTATCCCCAGGAAACAATTCAATCGTATAATCCTTGTTAAATAGTTTCGGAAGAGCAAGAAGCACAGTCCCTCTTCCATCCAAGGTATTCACGGAACCGTCAGGACGAATGATCACTGCGGGATGATGGCCTGCATACGAATATGTGAGCATTCTTTTCTTCTGATCCAATCTCATATACACTGCAGTAATAAAGAAACCGCCGATCATTCCCATTAAGGATTCATGAATAAGAGTCAATCCTCTCGCCGGAGTCTCTGCGATAGGAGCATTCATCTTGAAAGCCATCACCGCCATTGAAGAAACCATCGCAGCAGAAATTCCATGACCTGCGGCATCTGCAAAGAAGAAGTCCAATTCTCCTTGCTTAGCCATATCTGTTTTGATCAGATCTCCACCCACACTCTCCAAAGGCTTGAAGTAAGAATAGATCCTAAAATTGCCGGACTCAGGAAATTCAAGATCCACTAAGCTCTTCTGAGTGGTTTGAGCAAGCTCCAACTCTTCTTCGATATTGGCCTGGAATTTTTCCAATTGCACGTCCGCTTGCAATAAGGTCTCGAAGGTCTTCATTCGAAATCCGATCACCAAGACGGAAAGAACGGAAGAAGAGATAAGACCGAAATAGTACATGCCCACTTCTATTCTTGGATTCTTTACATTGATTCCTACAAAGAACGCGATCGCGATGAAGATAAGAAGTACTGGAATGAGAACCCTTCTATTATTGATAGAAACTCCGGTACTGAAAACGACTAGAATCAAACCGAATAGATAACCTAAGTACAAACCGTTGGCGTACAACAGATAAAAAGAATGCACGCTCATGATCGCGAAATGAAAGAGAAGCACAGGATCCGTGTATTGTTTAAAACTCTTTAATTTAAAGCTTAAGGTAAGTGAGATAAGAATCAGAATAACATGAGTGACTCGGATCCATCTAGGATCGTAGAGTCCTACTTCTGCAGGATCTCCGAATAATAATCCGAAGCCTGCAAAGAAAACGAAAAGGAACATCGCGAATCTAAACCGAGAAAGAGACTCCTCGGCCAAGAATTGTTTTAAGCTC
This genomic window from Leptospira semungkisensis contains:
- a CDS encoding PP2C family protein-serine/threonine phosphatase; translation: MSTGNNFSNYPPNPTEPSFASLKQFLAEESLSRFRFAMFLFVFFAGFGLLFGDPAEVGLYDPRWIRVTHVILILISLTLSFKLKSFKQYTDPVLLFHFAIMSVHSFYLLYANGLYLGYLFGLILVVFSTGVSINNRRVLIPVLLIFIAIAFFVGINVKNPRIEVGMYYFGLISSSVLSVLVIGFRMKTFETLLQADVQLEKFQANIEEELELAQTTQKSLVDLEFPESGNFRIYSYFKPLESVGGDLIKTDMAKQGELDFFFADAAGHGISAAMVSSMAVMAFKMNAPIAETPARGLTLIHESLMGMIGGFFITAVYMRLDQKKRMLTYSYAGHHPAVIIRPDGSVNTLDGRGTVLLALPKLFNKDYTIELFPGDKVLLFSDGLFEFYGEDKEFFGYDSFVNLLREHTSESGQEFLESVGKSVLNLHRSHLKDDMTMLLLEVL